A window of Terriglobia bacterium genomic DNA:
AATACCCAGCTTGCGCGAATTGTCCGCGCCACCAGCCTCACCGGCTGCTGGCCTCACTCGGTTTTTTTGTCACGACCCGGCACATCCGTAGAATATTTCCAAAGTTGGAAGATGTTCAGCGGCGGTTGGGCTGGAAGCTATTTGAATGACGCAACGAATTAATGTCTATCGAGTAAAGAAATGGCGGAGTCGATTGGGACCCCGACTCTGCCCCTACGACAACCGCCTCTTCCTAGGGCGGTGGTTTTTTTATCAGAGATTTCAGCGGGCCCTCAATTGCTGTCCTGATTCCCCTCAATCCCGCGTGATGGATTTCGGGTGCTGGGAAGGCCATTTCCTTCCCAGCTTACTGGCGAATTACCATCAGGTTTGGGGGGTGGACAATGACAGGGCCTCGGTAGTAGAAGAGATCCCGGGAACATGGACGATCCTTCAGTGCGCGCGCAGCCTTTGCTCGGAGGAGAGTCCATCCACCTCGCATCTTCGCCTCGTCAAAGCAGACGGCCAATCATTGCCTGTTCGCGGGGGGTTTTTCGATATTGTTTTCTGCCTGGATACCCTGCCCTATGTTCGGAAGAATTCGCGTGCCCAGGTGATCATCGAACTTCGCCGTGTGTTGAAACCGGGCGGCACAATCATCATCAGCTTGCCTGTCGAAATGGGAGCGAGCCTGGTGCTGCGCGAGTTGCTGCGGAGGCTTTCAGGCAGTTTTCAGCAAAATTATAAGACGTCCGATCTGCTCCGTGCCATCCTCTTCTCACCCCGGCAGCAGCCGGATGAAAATGAAGCGGCAAGCCTGGTCGGTTACGATTACCGGGAGGATATTGATGCCATCGAGTCGCAATTCATTATTCGGCGGAGGGAGTTCCTGCCGTGGAACTGGCTGAAGTGGTTGTCTCCCACCATTCTCCTGGTCTGCGAAACGAGACCGGACCGGGCATGAGCAATCGGTCTCGCCGCGATCTGACCCTCCTGGGGGCATTGGTCCTGGCAGAGACCTTGCCGTTTGTCAACCGTGCCATACACCTGGATGAAAACACCTACCTCGCGATTGCCCGTCACGTTTCGCACAACTTCTGGTTTCCTGAGGACTTTGCCAGCCTCTGGTTTGGCATTCCCTCTCTGAACTTCGCGCCCCACACTCATCCGCCAGGTCTTCCGTATTTCCTCGATCTGATGATGCAATTATTCCAGGGGGAGACCGTGTGGTTAATGCGTCTGGGCTTCTTGATTTTCCCATTGGCTTATGCCTTCACGGGGTATCTCCTGGCTTGCCGATTTACCCGGCGCCCTCTGGCCGCAGCCGCGCTCATGATGGCCACACCAGCCGTCCTGGTCTTTTCATCCACGTTGATGCCGGACCTTCCCATGACCACCTTTTGGCTCTTGTCCGCCCTGAGCTTCGTGTGCGGTCTTGATGAGGGAAAACCCTGGAAAGTCATACTGACTGGCGTTCTTTTGTCGCTGGGCACATCGGTCAGCTACCAGGCAGTCTTTATGAGTTTATTGTTGCTCCTTTACGCAGTGGTGACTCAGAAGGGCGGGGGCATCCGCAAAATTCCCTGGTTCTGGATTTTGAGCAGCCTGGGTCTGCCTTGGATGGCTTTGACTGTATTTTGGTGCGCAGGGTATCTTCACTACGGATTCTGGCCGGCCAGGGTGAGCATCAAGTACCTGGCGACCGCCCACGTATTTGGCGTCGACTATTTTCAGCAGAAGCTGCTCGGAATGATATCGACCTTGGGCGGAACCCTTTTGATTTGCTTCTCCATCTTTCTCGTGTTTGTCAAAAGAGAAAGATGGAAAGGACTGATAGTGGTCTTAGGATTGGCGCTGGCAGCCTGTGCGTGGATGCCGCAAAGTTATTCCGCGTTCGAAAGAGGGGAGTACATCATCTTTGCCCTCGGCGGGCTGTCGTTGATTGGACTGGTCATGCGCTTTCTATGGTCCGCGATCAAAGGGACATTTGCGGGGGACCGAGTGTCAGCAAGTCATATTTTCCTGGGTTGCTGGGTCTTGGGGGTGATCGTATACACCATTCTTCTGTTTGAATTCTCAGCTGCACGTTACATTGTTGCGATCGCACCGGCAGTGTCCATTATCTTTGTGATCGAAGTGGAGCGCCTCTTCCATCGCGCCGAAGTCCGCCGGACTATCCTGGGCGCGACATTCATCGTCACGTGGGGGCTGGCCCTTGCGGTTGCCTATGCTGATTATCAGTTTGTGAACTCCTATCGCGATTTTTCAAAATGGTTTTCGCACAAATATGCACCGGCTCAAGGGACGTTCTGGGTCGGGACTGAAGCGGGGTTGCGTTTCTACATGGAGCTTGAAGGCGGCCGGACCCTGGTGAATGCCTTCAGCCCTACGAATCCGGAATGCCTCCCGGGAGTGAAGTGGGGGGAAGATCATTTTGGGCGTCCCCGCTCAAACGACTTGCTGGTGCGCCCGGAAAGCTTCCTCCGATACCCCCTCTCGTCTGATTTGGAGCTGTCGGAAATGATCGATTCAAGGACCTTGACCTCCCGTCTTCCGATCCGAACTTACGGCCCCTTATCCCACGCGGGTTTGCATGGAACTAATGTGGGCTTGCTTCCATTCGCATTCTCGAGTGCTCCATTGGACAGAATCGAAGTTTATCGATGCAGATGATCCCTGTCAGGATATTGCTTTCATCGATACGACGGGGAAGGGGAGCAAATCGTCCAGGGCCCGGGGTGCCGCCTGCATGCGCTCTTTGCATGCGGGCGATGGGAACCAGGACGCGCGGGTACTTATCCGGAAATGCTCCTTCGCAGACGTGAAAGAAACGCATGTCTGCGGCACCCTCGCCCGCGGGAGCAGAATGCTGGTATGATTTGCAACGGAGAAAATCTATGAAAATTCGAATCTTTACCGCCCTGGCGTTTAGTCTCGCCATGGTGGGATTGACTCTGGGGGAGGCCAATCCGGCCTCTGTGGTCAAATCCGCTTTGGTGAAAGCGGGACGAGTGCTCGATGTGAAGTCAGGCCAGTACCTCCTCAATCAGGGGATCCTTATTGAAGGGGGAATCATCCGGAAGATCGGGGCATTGGACACCTTCCTGGGGGGCGTGCCTGACAACACCGTCGTCATTGACCTCAGTCATGCCACCATCCTCCCAGGCCTGATCGACTGTCACGCCCACCTGCTTGATGCCATGGATCCGACCATCAATGGCGCTGATGAGCTGACGCTCACGATCACAAAATTCGCTCCGACCAAGCGGGTACTGCTTGGCGCCGCGATGGCACGGGAGGAGCTCGAAGGGGGTTTCACCACGGTGCGCGTCGTGGGTCATTCGGGAATCGACGGTGACGTGTCGCTGCGCGATGCCATACGCAACGGCTGGGTGCCCGGGCCGCGGATCGTGGCTTCGGCCCGCAAGATTACCCCCTACGGCGGGCAGGCCCAGGTCATGCCCTTTCAGTCCGGGGTGGCCCAAGCCATTGTCGACCAGGAGTACCTGCCGGTGAGTAATCCGGAGGAGGGGCGTCGCGCGGTTCTCGAGAACCTGCGCGTCGGAGCGGACTTGATCAAGGTGGTGGTGGACGAGGGGGCCCGCGTGCTCAATGATGAGACGATGAAGGCCATCGTCACAGAAGCTCATCGTGTCGGTGTGCGGGTCGCGGCCCACGCCACCTCCCCGTCGGGAATTCAGGTGGCGATAGACGCAGGCGTCGATTCCATTGAACACGCCGATGAGGCCTCGGCGGAGCAATTCCAGACCATGCGGGACAAGGGCATTTACTTGGTTCCAACACTATGGCCGCGCGACATGCTCGTCGTGGCGAGATCGACCACAAACCCGCCGCCCGGTACACGCCCTGACCCGGAAGCGACGAAAGACCAGATCGTCGCCGAGCAACGCGCCAAGTTAGACCTGGCAAGAAAGGTCGGAGTCAAGATGGCGTTCGGCTCTGACGAGTGGTACGCCTGGCCCGACAAGACTCGCGGACAAGCGACGCGGCGCCTCCTGGAGGCGTTGCAAACCTACGGGATGCCCCCGGCAGATGCGCTGCGCGCCGCCACCGTGAACGCCGCCGACCTGCTCAACATCGGACACCTCCTGGGGTCTCTCGAGCCAGGAAAATACGCCGACCTGATCGCCCTCGAGGGAGATCCGCTCACGAATTTGGTCGATTTGGAGAAGGTGAGATACGTCATGAAGGGCGGCGTGGTTGTCCGCGACGATTTCCACCCCGTATCGAATCGCAAAACAGATAGTGGTAGATGACGTCGGCCGCCACTTTGACCTCTCGGTTGAACTCGCGAGGTGTCAGGCGCGAGCCGCGGGCCAGGAGGGACCAGAAGTGGCGGTCCATCATTCGGGCGAAGGTGGGCAGATCTCGCCGTGGCAGTGCATTGGGGAGTTTTTGGAGCTGTCGGAAGACCCCGAGCACCCGGGCTTGGGTCCACGATTCGATTTGTTGCTGCATTGTGCTGAGTTTTCTGTCGGTGAGAACGGCCTCCTGCCACGCTCGAACGACGCCAAAATAGACCACATCAACGCGAAACGCGGCGGCCAAGAACTGGCGCAGGCCCATCTGCGGATCGGTGCCGCCGCCCGGGCGCAGGTCAAGACGGTTCAATCGCCCCATCAGTTCATTCATGAGGACGATCAGAAACTGTTGCTTTGAGGAAAAATACTGATAAAACGCGCCGGCGGCGGCCCCGGCCCGGGTTGTGATTCCCTCGATGGAAGTCGCCTCATATCCCTTCTGCCCAAATAGAACCCGGCCTGCTTCGAGCAGTTTGCGTCGCTTCTCAACGCTCCGTGCCTGCTGCGGGGGGGCGGTGGCTTTCGCTCTCGCTCGGAGGGCAGGAACCGGCGGCATTCGCCTCATCGTTTCACCCACGACCCTGCAACAGCGCCGGCACAACAAATCAACATCCAGCCGCCAAATACCCCTGCGGCGGCGGGGTCAATATTGGGAAAGACCGTGGGAAAAAAGGCACACGAGAACGGGTCCAGCAACAAGGTCGGGAGGATGAGAAGGGAGGCCGCCTGGCGCCAGGAATCCCTTGCCAGTCCGAGGCGCTCAAAGATCCTGCGAGCGGCCACGCCCATCAAAACAAAGCTGACCAGGTAAAGAAGGACCGCCTCGAGAGGCTGGTTCGGGTGCAGAAGACGTTGCCCGGCCAAGCGAATGCCGATGCTCCCCACCATCCAGAGGATAAATCCGAGTTGAAGGATGCGTGCCATATATGAACCTGAATTCATATTCATATATTGACATGCATGTGTCAAGGAAAATCCACATTGTCACCGAAGGGTCTGCCCCTATCCGCTCCATCAATCCCAGTGGCCCATGGCCCCCTGATATGGACAAGAACCGGACACGGCGGTCGGTACGCGCAATCACAAAAGGACGCCCCGCCGATCGTTGTGGCGGAATTCCGGGTTGCGGAATTACAATCAACCTATGCCTAAAGATAATTTAAAAAGAATGATGAAGCTGGCTGAGAAGTTTTTCGACACAAAGAACGATCCGACTCAAATTTCCATCACCCCGGCCAGCATCGACAAACTCAGGAAGATTCATCCCGACACCCTGACGGAAAAGAATGACAAGAACGGACCCATTGCCTGGTTTATCGTCATCCCCACGACCAAGGCCTTGATGAAAGGGTTCGTGGGAAGAAAGATCACCGAGCAGGAACTCCTCGACCACACCCCGTTGGGGAGGAGTTATGATGCCCTCTACTTATGCTCCGCCCTCGTATTGCCGGAATATCGAGGAAGGGGAGTGGCCCGGGGGTTGATTTCCAAGACCATTAAGTCCATCCAGAAAGACCACTCGATCCAGTACCTCTTCTACTGGGCGTTCAGCGCCGAGGGAAAGCGTTTGGCCACACGGATCGCCGAGGATTTCGACCTCCCCCTCTACAAAAGACCGGCGTGACAGCGAGGATTTCTCCGAGGTCTTCTCCGGCCGTGAGGGGCGAGCATTCCACCTCAAAGATCCATAATCTCCGGACTCAGGCTTGGTTCCTGGCATCTTCAGTTGTATTATGCTTCTCTCATGATCACTCCATCGACCGAGCCCTCTTTGACTGGGCTTCTCAACGATTTGCAGGAAGCCCGCGAACGAACGCTCGAACTCATCGAGGACCTGACCGATGAACAGATGATCGGCCCGCGCCTCGCGATCGTCAATCCATTGCGCTGGGAGATTGGCCATGTGGGATGGTTCCAGGAGTACTGGATCCTGCGCCATTACCGCAGACAGATGCCAATCGGGGCCGACCGTGACCGCCTCTACGATTCTGCGGCGGTCGCCCACGACACACGATGGGATTTGCTGCTTCCTTCAAAGGCAGAGACGGTTGCCTATATTCAGCAAATTCTCAAACGCGTCGTGGAGGGGGAGGGGCGGGGCCCTCTCGGAGAGCCTGACAGGTACAATGAAGCGTATTTCATTCGCTTGGCTCTTCTTCACGAGTACATGCACGCCGAAGCGATCACCTATACCCGACAGACATTAGGGTACCCTCCTCCTCGGATCCGCATCACCGGGAGGTCGAGCTCCGAGGGCGAGAAGGATCAACTTTCCACGACAGGAATGGAGAGACCCACCGATGATTCCGGACCGGATCTTGGAGACGCTGAGATTCCTGGGGGGACTTTTCATCTCGGCAGCACGCCCGACATGCCATTTGTATTTGATAACGAGCAGTGGGCACATCCCGTCACGGTGAAGGCATTCCGTATGGCGCGGGGGGCGGTAACGAACCGGGAATTTGCAGCCTTTGTCGAGGACGAGGGCTACAAACGACGCGAGTTTTGGACCGACGCGGGATGGATATGGCGCGAGACGGCTGGAGCTGAACATCCGGTCTACTGGCAGAATCAAGGAGGCGGCCGATGGCTGCGCCGCAACTTTGATGCTTGGGTTTCACTCGAACCCCGCTTGCCAGTCCTTCACGTCAACTGGCACGAAGCGGATGCCTATTGCCGCTGGGCCCGACGTCGCCTGCCCACCGAGGCGGAATGGGAGTTCGCAGCCGGCGCTGAGAGAGGGCAGGGCAATCGCCCCATAGAGTCGAAGCTAGAGTATCCTTGGGGTGAAGGGCCTGCGAACGCGGATCGCGCCAACCTCGAGTGGCGGCGGATGGGCTGTCTCCCGGTCGATGCCCTGCCGGCGGGAGAGAACGCCTTCGGGTGCCGCCAGATGATCGGCAATGTCTGGGAATGGACAGCGACTGACTTTGGGCCTTATCCGGGATTCTCCCCGGGACCTTACAAGGAATACTCCGCACCCTGGTTCGGAGACCACAAGGTGTTGCGCGGCGGGTGCTGGGTCACGCGCCCCGCTCTGATTCGGAACCAGTACCGGAACTTTTACCAACCCCACCGCCGGGACGTCTGGGCGGGCTTCCGCACTTGTGCCTTGACGGACAGGACATGAGAATCGGGATTATCACTCCGTCGCCTCCCCAATCTCACTCCGGCAACCGGATTACCGCGGTTCGGTGGGCTTCCATCTTAAGAGGGCTGGGACATCAGGTACGGATCGCGGAAGCTTATGCAGGGGAGCCTTACGAGATGCTGATTGCGTTGCATGCCCGGCGCAGTTACTCCTCCGCGCGGTATTTTCACCGTGCCCATCGGGACCGCCCCTTAGTGGTCGCCCTGACGGGCACGGATCTATACCATGACCTCCCCCGAAGCCGGACTGCACAGATGTCTCTGGAACTCGCCACCCGCATCGTCGCCCTTCAGCCCCAGGCACGGATGGAGCTGCAACCGCGGCTCCGGGAGAAGCTCCGCGTCATTTATCAGTCTGTCTCGCCAACGGGGAGAAAATCGAGCGGTTCTCTTGTCAGTGATTCGGTCCGCAATTTCAATGTCTGCGTAATCGCCCATCTTCGTGCTATCAAGGATCCCTTCAGGGCGGCGCTCGCCGCGCGGCGGCTCCCATCTTCGTCCCGCCTCCGGGTACTCCACCTGGGTGCCGCGATGACCGTCGCCATGAGACGCCGCGCGCTCAGGGAGACCAGAATTAATCCGCGGTACCGTTGGCTGGAGGACCGGCCGCGCCGGTACGTCGAACGGACCCTGGCACGGTGTGCAGTCTGTGTGCTTTCTTCGAAGGCCGAGGGCGGAGCGAATGTCCTGGGAGAGGCCATCGTCTCCGGGGTCCCCGTGCTGGCCTCACGGATACCCGGCTCGGTGGGCATCCTGGGTGAAGATTACGCGGGCTATTTCAGCGTGGGTAACACAAAGGAGCTGACCCGACTCTTCATCCACGCTGAAACGGATGGGAAGTTTCTCGCGGAACTTCGATCCCGATGCGCGAAACTTGCGCCGCTATTTTCTCCGGCCCGCGAACGGGAGGCCTGGAGGCGTCTGTTAAAGGAGCTGGGCAGATGAGAAAGCAGCCGAAGTTTGGGCCTGGAAGCCTCCCGCTTCATCCTTTGGGCTGCGCATTCGACAGCCGGAAAGCGCTCGATCCCCGTTGGATAGAAGGACGGGTCCGGTTGGCCATCCCTCGGGGTGCCGCAGGCATGTGCTTTTGACATGCCGGCGCTGGAACCAATGAGCCCGGAGCTCCTTTCCCGGGAGCCTTCCGTCGCCGACATGCAAACAGCGCATATCGGCGGCACCCGGCTTCATTCTTTGGATTGGACATTTCGCAGCTGAAAACGCTCGATCCCCGTTGGATAGAAGGACGGGTCCGGTTGGCCATCCCTCGGGGTGCCGCAGGCATGTGCTTTTGACATGCCGGCGCTGGAACCCATGAGCCCGGAGCTCCTTTCCCGGGAGCCTTCCGTCGCCGACATGCAAACAGCGCATATCGGCGGCACCCGGCCCTAATTCGTCTATTGGAACACATCCCCATGAAGACACCCCTTTGGACGCCCTCGGAAGAGCGCAAACGCAACGCGAATATCACGGCGTTCATTCATCAGGTCAACGAAAAATGCTCCCTTGAGATTCGAAACTATCCCGAGCTCTATCGGTGGTCTGTTGAGAATATTCCCGCCTTTTGGGAGATGGTATGGGACTACGCAGGGATCAAGGCCTCGCACGGGTACGATGTGGTCGTTGACGATCTCGACAGATTCCCCGGCGCTCGATGGTTTCCTGGGGCACGCCTCAATTTTTCAGAAAATCTTTTGCGGTATTGCGATGACCGAGCCGCGCTGATTTTCAAAGGGGAAAACGAAACCTCGCGTACGATGACGTACGCTCAGCTTTACACCGAGGTCGCGGGCGCGGCCAAAGCGCTGCGTGAGGTCGGGGTAGTCCCCGGTGATCGTGTAGTCGCCTACATGCCCAATCTGATTGAAACCGTGGTCGCGATGCTCGCGGCGACATCGCTGGGCGCCGTGTGGGCCGCTTGCGCGACTGACATCGGGCCGCACGCCGCGCTCGACCGACTCGGCCAAGTCGACCCAAAGGTGTTGTTCACGGCCGACGGTTATTTCCACAAGGGCCAATGGTTCGATACCCGAGCCAACGCGGCCCGGCTTGCCCAAGACATTCCATCACTTAAAAGGGTCGTGGTGGTGCAATGCTCAACCGGCAATCCTACCTTCCGCAGGATTCCTCAGGCTGTCCGTTATGACAATTTTATCTCTCCTCAGGGAGGCCCCATCCAATTTGAGCAACTCCCTTTTGACCATCCCGTTTACATCATGTTTTCCTCGGGCACCACGGGAAAACCCAAGTGCATCGTGCAGGGGGCCGGGGTGCTCATCAATCATCTCAAAGAGCACCGGCTCCATACCGATCTGAAGCGGGACGACCGGATGTTTTACATCACGACGTGCAGCTGGATGATGTGGAACTGGGTGGTGAGCGGCCTGGCCACGGGCGGTACGCTCATCCTTTACCATGGCAATCCATTCTATCCGAATCCCGGGGCGATGTGGAAAATGGTCCAGGACGAGCGCATTTCCATCTTCGGATGCAGCGCAACCTACATCAATTACCTGAGGAGTCAGGGGATAAAACCTGGCGAAGAATACGATCTTTCGTCCCTGAAGGAAATATCACAAACCGGCTCCAGCCTTTCAGCAGAGGGCTTCGAGTACGTTTACCGCTCCATCAAACAGGACCTGTATTTCAATTCGATTTCCGGGGGTACCGACATCAACGGCTGCTTCGCCTCCGGCAATCCGATCAGCCCGGTGTATGCCGGCGAACTGCAGGGTCCCGCCCTCGCGATGAAAATTAATGCCTACGACGAAGCGGCCAATCCGGTTCGCGATCGCCAGGGAGAGCTGGTGTGCGAAGCACCGTCGCCCTCCATGCCGCTCTCCTTCTGGAACGATCCCGATCAGGAGAAATACCGGGGGGCATATTTTAATTTCTTTCCCAAACACAACGTCTGGCGGCACGGGGATTACATCCAAATCCACAGCGATACCGGCGGCATCACCTTCTACGGGCGGTCCGACTCGACGCTGAAGCCTTCCGGCGTCCGCATTGGCACGGCAGAAATCTATACCGCGATGGAGGGATTCGAAGAGATAACCGATTCGCTGGCCGTCGGACAACACTGGGAAGGGGACCAGCGTGTCGTTTTGTTCGTCAAGATGAAGCCGGGCGTCTTGCTCAGTGAAGCGCTTCAAAGCAGGATCAAGGAAGAAATCAAAGTGAATGCCTCGCTTCGGCATGTCCCGGCGCTGATTGTCGAAGTCCCAGACATTCCGTACACCTTCAACATGAAAAAGGTCGAGAGCGCGGTGGCTCACATCGTCAACGGCAATCCGGTGACCAACCGCGACGTCCTCCGCAATCCCGAATCACTGGAGGCTTTTGAAAAGATACTGCCGAAGTTGAAGCACTGAGTGGCTCGCGGATTAAACGTGGATTCCGAAATTGAGGACTCTGAAAGAAGACGGGCAAGGAGACCGATATGACCCGGAGCGCGCGCAGAATATTGTCCAATCTGTGTTCTGTGCCGTATGCAGGGCAAGGGAGGTCAAAGGAATTAAGAAGGGAGACCGATTAGGCCCGGAGGGCCAGTGCGCCGCGGCGCATAGCCCCGCCTGAAGCCCCGAGTTCTTTGCGGGGCAAGGGCGGGGTATGCCGGCCCTACAAAAATCACCCAAGAGGCCCGTAGGGCCGACAGAAAAGTGAATTGGCATCCTCCAATTTGTCAGTCGTTAAACAAATCCGGACAAGGCAGGACGTCTCCACAGCTGAGAGACGATATAGAGCCCATCTATTCGGACTGCCATCTTGCTCCATATAATTAAGGGATCTTGGACTCCGCCAATTTCGTGTGATCCTCAAGCGCGTGAAGCATTGTTAGTCCCCTGAAAGCCGGAGCGAGCTCCCACACCCCCACGGGGCATTGATGCACATGGCTCTATTAATGATTCACGGAATTCAGCCCGCCTCACCGTGCACTCCGCTTCTTCCTGCTGTAGACCACCCTCCCGCCATTCCAATCTCCCCTCCTCACGTGAGCGTTATATTAGAATTTTCAATCGGTGAGCCTATTTCAGTTGTTTTACCGCTTTAAAAGGTAGAGGCAAATAGATCGTGCCGCTGTTTTGAGAGCTTTTCCAGTAGAAATGGATGATGAGAGCATGGCCTTGATAGAACGGGACGAGGGTGGACAGATGCTCCTTCCTTCATGACCGGGAGCCTGGTTTAAGTCTTGGAGACTCCTCAAGATTAAATTTACGGTCGGAGGGAAGGAGGTCCTGTGGTCCGAAGAATTCTGGTCGCTCTTCTGCTCGCGTGGTTTGGTCCCGTTGAACGTGCGCACATTGTACACATCCTGGAACGGACCCGTACGCGTTGGTAGCGCCCGTCCGGACTGTGCGCGAGGGGTCGGTTTTCCCTGCAGCTGTCGGATCATTGTTATGAAGGTGCGACACCCAGAACAACTCCCCGTCCGCTGAGGTCCCTTTTTCAATCCATTTCGGACCCGCTCGTGTTGGTCCGCCTCTTTCAGGGCCGTCAGGCAAACGAGATGATGACCAGGCTCATATGGAACTGAATTTTGAAATCTGAAGAAAAGGAGAGGATTACAGTCTACAGGAGGCGAGACTTCAAATGTCTCCGGGGGCAATTGCGTAAAAAGAATTGAGCGGCCAGGTCTTCAATCGAGGGCCGTGGGGAGCTGGCTGCGGGGAGCGAAACAATAAGGCGCCTTCCGGCGTGAATGGGGAGCTCAGGTTGACCCCACCGCGCCGTCTTGTTGCTTCGGAGGAGGCCGACATGAAAACCGAAAGGACGTTGCCTTCGGACCTCACTGCAGTGCTCAACCAAGTGGAAGGGGGAGAAAGAATTCTAGCTCTTCGACCGAAGCAGACCGTCTTCTCCCAGGGGGATCGGGCCAATGCCATTTTTTTCATTCAAAAGGGCGAAGTGGAGCTCACCGTTGTCTCCAGGCAGGGAAGGGAAGCGGTACTCGGCCTTCTTGACGCCGGCAACTTCGTCGGGGAGGAATGCCTGGCGGGTCAGCCGTTCCGGATGGAGACCGCCACCACCCTGATCGAGTCTTCCCTTGTGAAAATTGACCGGAAAATCATGATCGATGTCCTCAAGCAGCAACCCGCCTTCTCACGATTCTTCATCTCCTATCTGCTTTCGAGCAATGTTCGATCCAAAGAGGACCTGGAGGACCAACTGTTCAATTGCAGCGAGAAGCGTCTGGCCCGGGTACTGCTCAAACTGGCCCACTTTGGCGAGGACAATCAGAATGAGGCCACTCTTCCGGAAGTCAATCAACAGATGCTGGCGGAGAAGGTAGGCACCACGCGCCAAAGGGTCAATTTCTTCATGAACAAATTCAGGAAGCTGGGGTTCATTGAATATGGCGGTCGCCTGCAAGTGCACCGTTCACTTTTCACGGTCCTGCTCCGTGATTGAGTCCTTCCGATAATCCTCACGTCAAGGCGCGCCTGCGCGGGCAGGATCCTGTGTCCCTGTCCCATTCAGGACAGACGAAAGTAATTTTGAGATGTACTCTTTTCTCAGTGGTCGGTACGACCGCGAGTCTCAGGGTTGGATGCTCGCGGCCTGATGTTCAGATGAATGTTTTGAATGTTACTAATGAGAATACAGTGGGGGCAGATTTATTCCTCCTTCATTCTTGTTGTTTCCTGACCACAATGAGGCGCTCAC
This region includes:
- a CDS encoding TIGR04348 family glycosyltransferase, translating into MRIGIITPSPPQSHSGNRITAVRWASILRGLGHQVRIAEAYAGEPYEMLIALHARRSYSSARYFHRAHRDRPLVVALTGTDLYHDLPRSRTAQMSLELATRIVALQPQARMELQPRLREKLRVIYQSVSPTGRKSSGSLVSDSVRNFNVCVIAHLRAIKDPFRAALAARRLPSSSRLRVLHLGAAMTVAMRRRALRETRINPRYRWLEDRPRRYVERTLARCAVCVLSSKAEGGANVLGEAIVSGVPVLASRIPGSVGILGEDYAGYFSVGNTKELTRLFIHAETDGKFLAELRSRCAKLAPLFSPAREREAWRRLLKELGR
- a CDS encoding acetoacetate--CoA ligase, whose amino-acid sequence is MKTPLWTPSEERKRNANITAFIHQVNEKCSLEIRNYPELYRWSVENIPAFWEMVWDYAGIKASHGYDVVVDDLDRFPGARWFPGARLNFSENLLRYCDDRAALIFKGENETSRTMTYAQLYTEVAGAAKALREVGVVPGDRVVAYMPNLIETVVAMLAATSLGAVWAACATDIGPHAALDRLGQVDPKVLFTADGYFHKGQWFDTRANAARLAQDIPSLKRVVVVQCSTGNPTFRRIPQAVRYDNFISPQGGPIQFEQLPFDHPVYIMFSSGTTGKPKCIVQGAGVLINHLKEHRLHTDLKRDDRMFYITTCSWMMWNWVVSGLATGGTLILYHGNPFYPNPGAMWKMVQDERISIFGCSATYINYLRSQGIKPGEEYDLSSLKEISQTGSSLSAEGFEYVYRSIKQDLYFNSISGGTDINGCFASGNPISPVYAGELQGPALAMKINAYDEAANPVRDRQGELVCEAPSPSMPLSFWNDPDQEKYRGAYFNFFPKHNVWRHGDYIQIHSDTGGITFYGRSDSTLKPSGVRIGTAEIYTAMEGFEEITDSLAVGQHWEGDQRVVLFVKMKPGVLLSEALQSRIKEEIKVNASLRHVPALIVEVPDIPYTFNMKKVESAVAHIVNGNPVTNRDVLRNPESLEAFEKILPKLKH
- a CDS encoding Crp/Fnr family transcriptional regulator is translated as MKTERTLPSDLTAVLNQVEGGERILALRPKQTVFSQGDRANAIFFIQKGEVELTVVSRQGREAVLGLLDAGNFVGEECLAGQPFRMETATTLIESSLVKIDRKIMIDVLKQQPAFSRFFISYLLSSNVRSKEDLEDQLFNCSEKRLARVLLKLAHFGEDNQNEATLPEVNQQMLAEKVGTTRQRVNFFMNKFRKLGFIEYGGRLQVHRSLFTVLLRD